The Nothobranchius furzeri strain GRZ-AD chromosome 8, NfurGRZ-RIMD1, whole genome shotgun sequence genome includes a region encoding these proteins:
- the dnttip2 gene encoding deoxynucleotidyltransferase terminal-interacting protein 2 isoform X1, with protein MVATRRGACVNSSNTTNQEEPLAAQATPSTGRRTRSTAKQVECPSQQTLGESCREHEQKEGLPEAPVSSKKRCTRASRLHSPEQPSTPVGSVHEADLSDVESVYSLVFNSELPVTRTRGRRLTQERHQENEEISEVESCSSVVSASKSAQRATRSTRRKTASQSSDVKTDMVPETASCSSAASTSQRVTRSQGKTALTRSVKQQNVESELSEDESCNSSISRRVSTRQIRAAPIHLDELSESPHSPQIHRRTRAARAQAAAPADVSKALSCDSEGFESGPCYSLSPFKKIRSRSSGGKLVDSDSEVSSPCSTRSRGTPCSSRAGSGTSSRGAPASRRSAKRSVVVVEESAMDSSLNTSMLESTMVGDDAECTLLEEDQIEPPSSEVDINNVNEEVTSIPEDSYHAGISASIFVSEPAAITKDQKEEPSAEDENRDASEKEMMQEAVPPSEHPQPSQAATATICERASEMTEEVGEKLEAAAGTGLDVEQEADGTLTTDAQQVADICEVQAEGQTSNQQHTISEDSEQQAQDAHRTKPISLLDSSDDDDDDDEFDEERESEMSEEEEEKKTLPHKLEAASSSVDGLFMIDTRPGQDADEQYYRGEEEEASNKRTEQEEEEEEFVDEEGDDDDDEDTNILLSCRSSHMKELSSRIDPGIRVKELGGLYISFDGSKSKPVSSSLQKLKEKKNHDEFYLQVMKKSVIGPDFEKKDAVPPYRESKNALKLKHRAEREKSTGDGWFNMKAPELTQELKGDLQVLKMRGSLDRKRFYKKNDRDGFPKYFQIGTVVDNPADFYHSRIPKKERKRTMVEELLADAEFRHKNKKKYQQIMAERAAHGAGKRNKKKNKFHKK; from the exons ATGGTGGCCACCAGGAGAGGAGCGTGCGTAAACTCTTCAAATACAACAAATCAGGAAGAGCCACTTGCAGCCCAG GCCACCCCATCCACAGGTAGAAGAACCAGGAGCACAGCTAAACAGGTAGAGTGCCCATCCCAGCAGACGCTGGGAGAGTCCTGCAGAGAGCATGAGCAGAAGGAAGGACTCCCGGAAGCTCCTGTCTCCTCAAAGAAAAGGTGCACCAGAGCCTCCAGACTCCACAGTCCAGAGCAGCCCTCCACCCCAGTGGGCTCTGTTCACGAGGCTGACCTGTCTGACGTGGAGTCCGTCTATTCCTTAGTGTTTAACTCTGAGCTTCCTGTAACACGGACCAGAGGGAGAAGATTGACCCAAGAGAGACATCAGGAAAATGAGGAGATATCTGAAGTGGAGTCATGCTCCTCTGTTGTGTCAGCATCTAAATCTGCACAGAGAGCCACTCGGAGCACAAGAAGAAAAACGGCTTCTCAAAGTTCTGATGTCAAAACTGACATGGTGCCCGAGACGGCATCCTGCAGCTCTGCAGCATCCACATCCCAGAGAGTTACTAGAAGTCAGGGGAAAACTGCTCTCACCAGATCTGTCAAGCAACAAAACGTGGAATCTGAGCTCTCAGAAGATGAGAGCTGCAACTCCAGCATCTCAAGGCGGGTGTCAACGAGGCAAATACGTGCTGCTCCCATTCACTTAGACGAGCTGTCAGAGAGTCCGCATTCTCCTCAAATACATCGACGAACCAGGGCAGCCAGGGCACAGGCAGCAGCACCTGCAGATGTTTCCAAAGCCCTGTCTTGTGACTCTGAAGGATTTGAGTCTGGACCTTGTTACAGTCTAAGCCCTTTTAAAAAGATCAGAAGCCGGTCCTCAGGTGGCAAACTCGTGGATTCAGATTCAGAGGTGAGCAGCCCATGCTCCACCCGAAGCAGAGGGACACCTTGCAGCAGCCGTGCAGGTTCAGGGACCAGCAGCCGCGGGGCTCCAGCGTCAAGACGATCTGCAAAGAGATCTGTCGTTGTTGTAGAAGAATCAGCTATGGACAGTTCACTAAATACTTCCATGTTAGAAAGCACAATGGTTGGAGATGATGCCGAGTGCACTCTGTTGGAAGAAGATCAGATCGAACCACCTTCCAGTGAAGTAGATATAAATAATGTAAACGAGGAGGTCACCAGCATCCCTGAAGATAGTTACCATGCGGGAATTTCTGCATCCATTTTTGTGAGTGAGCCTGCAGCGATCACCAAAGACCAGAAGGAGGAGCCGTCTGCTGAAGATGAAAACAGAGATGCCTCAGAGAAGGAAATGATGCAGGAAGCAGTTCCTCCATCAGAGCATCCACAGCCCAGCCAGGCTGCCACGGCAACGATATGTGAAAGGGCCTCTGAGATGACAGAGGAGGTTGGAGAGAAGCTGGAAGCTGCTGCTGGAACGGGCCTCGATGTGGAGCAGGAAGCTGACGGCACGTTGACGACCGATGCTCAGCAGGTGGCTGACATCTGTGAAGTTCAGGCTGAGGGCCAAACATCCAACCAGCAGCACACGATCTCAGAAGACTCTGAGCAGCAGGCCCAAGATGCTCACAGAACAAAACCCATTAGCCTGTTGGACAGCagcgacgacgacgatgatgatgatgagtttgATGAAGAAAGGGAGAGTGAAATGTctgaagaggaagaggagaagaaaACACTTCCCCATAAGTTAGAAGCAGCATCTTCATCAGTTGATGGTTTGTTTATGATCGACACTCGTCCCGGACAGGACGCTGACGAACAATACTACAGGGGCGAGGAAGAGGAGGCCTCCAATAAAAGGACTgaacaggaggaggaagaggaggagtttGTGGATGAAgagggagatgatgatgatgacgaggaCACAAATATCCTCTTATCATGTAGAAGTTCTCACAT GAAAGAGTTGTCCAGCCGTATTGACCCCGGCATCAGAGTGAAGGAGCTCGGGGGCTTGTACATCAGTTTTGATGGCAGCAAATCAAAACCCGTCTCCAGTTCACTGCAAAagctaaaggagaagaagaaccacGATGAG TTTTATCTACAGGTGATGAAGAAAAGTGTAATCGGACCAGACTTTGAAAAGAAGGATGCAGTGCCTCCATATAGGGAATCGAAAAATGCCTTGAAGCTCAAACACAGA GCAGAGAGGGAGAAATCCACAGGAGACGGTTGGTTTAATATGAAAGCCCCAGAGCTTACGCAGGAGCTGAAGGGAGACCTCCAAGTCCTGAAGATGAGAGGATCTCTGGATCGCAAGAGGTTCTACAAGAAGAACGACAGAGATGGCTTCCCCAAATATTTCCAG ATTGGCACAGTGGTGGACAACCCAGCCGACTTTTATCATTCCCGTATTCCTAAGAAGGAGAGGAAGAGAACCATGGTGGAGGAGCTGCTGGCTGATGCAGAGTTCAGACA caaaaacaaaaagaagTATCAGCAGATAATGGCAGAACGAGCAGCACACGGAGCTGGCAAgaggaacaagaagaagaataaattccATAAGAAGTGA
- the dnttip2 gene encoding deoxynucleotidyltransferase terminal-interacting protein 2 isoform X2 — translation MVATRRGACVNSSNTTNQEEPLAAQATPSTGRRTRSTAKQVECPSQQTLGESCREHEQKEGLPEAPVSSKKRCTRASRLHSPEQPSTPVGSVHEADLSDVESVYSLVFNSELPVTRTRGRRLTQERHQENEEISEVESCSSVVSASKSAQRATRSTRRKTASQSSDVKTDMVPETASCSSAASTSQRVTRSQGKTALTRSVKQQNVESELSEDESCNSSISRRVSTRQIRAAPIHLDELSESPHSPQIHRRTRAARAQAAAPADVSKALSCDSEGFESGPCYSLSPFKKIRSRSSGGKLVDSDSEVSSPCSTRSRGTPCSSRAGSGTSSRGAPASRRSAKRSVVVVEESAMDSSLNTSMLESTMVGDDAECTLLEEDQIEPPSSEVDINNVNEEVTSIPEDSYHAGISASIFVSEPAAITKDQKEEPSAEDENRDASEKEMMQEAVPPSEHPQPSQAATATICERASEMTEEVGEKLEAAAGTGLDVEQEADGTLTTDAQQVADICEVQAEGQTSNQQHTISEDSEQQAQDAHRTKPISLLDSSDDDDDDDEFDEERESEMSEEEEEKKTLPHKLEAASSSVDGLFMIDTRPGQDADEQYYRGEEEEASNKRTEQEEEEEEFVDEEGDDDDDEDTNILLSCRSSHMKELSSRIDPGIRVKELGGLYISFDGSKSKPVSSSLQKLKEKKNHDEVMKKSVIGPDFEKKDAVPPYRESKNALKLKHRAEREKSTGDGWFNMKAPELTQELKGDLQVLKMRGSLDRKRFYKKNDRDGFPKYFQIGTVVDNPADFYHSRIPKKERKRTMVEELLADAEFRHKNKKKYQQIMAERAAHGAGKRNKKKNKFHKK, via the exons ATGGTGGCCACCAGGAGAGGAGCGTGCGTAAACTCTTCAAATACAACAAATCAGGAAGAGCCACTTGCAGCCCAG GCCACCCCATCCACAGGTAGAAGAACCAGGAGCACAGCTAAACAGGTAGAGTGCCCATCCCAGCAGACGCTGGGAGAGTCCTGCAGAGAGCATGAGCAGAAGGAAGGACTCCCGGAAGCTCCTGTCTCCTCAAAGAAAAGGTGCACCAGAGCCTCCAGACTCCACAGTCCAGAGCAGCCCTCCACCCCAGTGGGCTCTGTTCACGAGGCTGACCTGTCTGACGTGGAGTCCGTCTATTCCTTAGTGTTTAACTCTGAGCTTCCTGTAACACGGACCAGAGGGAGAAGATTGACCCAAGAGAGACATCAGGAAAATGAGGAGATATCTGAAGTGGAGTCATGCTCCTCTGTTGTGTCAGCATCTAAATCTGCACAGAGAGCCACTCGGAGCACAAGAAGAAAAACGGCTTCTCAAAGTTCTGATGTCAAAACTGACATGGTGCCCGAGACGGCATCCTGCAGCTCTGCAGCATCCACATCCCAGAGAGTTACTAGAAGTCAGGGGAAAACTGCTCTCACCAGATCTGTCAAGCAACAAAACGTGGAATCTGAGCTCTCAGAAGATGAGAGCTGCAACTCCAGCATCTCAAGGCGGGTGTCAACGAGGCAAATACGTGCTGCTCCCATTCACTTAGACGAGCTGTCAGAGAGTCCGCATTCTCCTCAAATACATCGACGAACCAGGGCAGCCAGGGCACAGGCAGCAGCACCTGCAGATGTTTCCAAAGCCCTGTCTTGTGACTCTGAAGGATTTGAGTCTGGACCTTGTTACAGTCTAAGCCCTTTTAAAAAGATCAGAAGCCGGTCCTCAGGTGGCAAACTCGTGGATTCAGATTCAGAGGTGAGCAGCCCATGCTCCACCCGAAGCAGAGGGACACCTTGCAGCAGCCGTGCAGGTTCAGGGACCAGCAGCCGCGGGGCTCCAGCGTCAAGACGATCTGCAAAGAGATCTGTCGTTGTTGTAGAAGAATCAGCTATGGACAGTTCACTAAATACTTCCATGTTAGAAAGCACAATGGTTGGAGATGATGCCGAGTGCACTCTGTTGGAAGAAGATCAGATCGAACCACCTTCCAGTGAAGTAGATATAAATAATGTAAACGAGGAGGTCACCAGCATCCCTGAAGATAGTTACCATGCGGGAATTTCTGCATCCATTTTTGTGAGTGAGCCTGCAGCGATCACCAAAGACCAGAAGGAGGAGCCGTCTGCTGAAGATGAAAACAGAGATGCCTCAGAGAAGGAAATGATGCAGGAAGCAGTTCCTCCATCAGAGCATCCACAGCCCAGCCAGGCTGCCACGGCAACGATATGTGAAAGGGCCTCTGAGATGACAGAGGAGGTTGGAGAGAAGCTGGAAGCTGCTGCTGGAACGGGCCTCGATGTGGAGCAGGAAGCTGACGGCACGTTGACGACCGATGCTCAGCAGGTGGCTGACATCTGTGAAGTTCAGGCTGAGGGCCAAACATCCAACCAGCAGCACACGATCTCAGAAGACTCTGAGCAGCAGGCCCAAGATGCTCACAGAACAAAACCCATTAGCCTGTTGGACAGCagcgacgacgacgatgatgatgatgagtttgATGAAGAAAGGGAGAGTGAAATGTctgaagaggaagaggagaagaaaACACTTCCCCATAAGTTAGAAGCAGCATCTTCATCAGTTGATGGTTTGTTTATGATCGACACTCGTCCCGGACAGGACGCTGACGAACAATACTACAGGGGCGAGGAAGAGGAGGCCTCCAATAAAAGGACTgaacaggaggaggaagaggaggagtttGTGGATGAAgagggagatgatgatgatgacgaggaCACAAATATCCTCTTATCATGTAGAAGTTCTCACAT GAAAGAGTTGTCCAGCCGTATTGACCCCGGCATCAGAGTGAAGGAGCTCGGGGGCTTGTACATCAGTTTTGATGGCAGCAAATCAAAACCCGTCTCCAGTTCACTGCAAAagctaaaggagaagaagaaccacGATGAG GTGATGAAGAAAAGTGTAATCGGACCAGACTTTGAAAAGAAGGATGCAGTGCCTCCATATAGGGAATCGAAAAATGCCTTGAAGCTCAAACACAGA GCAGAGAGGGAGAAATCCACAGGAGACGGTTGGTTTAATATGAAAGCCCCAGAGCTTACGCAGGAGCTGAAGGGAGACCTCCAAGTCCTGAAGATGAGAGGATCTCTGGATCGCAAGAGGTTCTACAAGAAGAACGACAGAGATGGCTTCCCCAAATATTTCCAG ATTGGCACAGTGGTGGACAACCCAGCCGACTTTTATCATTCCCGTATTCCTAAGAAGGAGAGGAAGAGAACCATGGTGGAGGAGCTGCTGGCTGATGCAGAGTTCAGACA caaaaacaaaaagaagTATCAGCAGATAATGGCAGAACGAGCAGCACACGGAGCTGGCAAgaggaacaagaagaagaataaattccATAAGAAGTGA